One Vicinamibacterales bacterium genomic window carries:
- a CDS encoding ABC transporter permease subunit produces the protein MIALLARSAYQIRFALIATVLVLGGLQVLIIAQAVEIQRASSFSSMANLLPGFLQRGLGSKALILATFKGTVSFGYFHPIVCMTIAVMAMYPATEIAHEVEAGLVDLELARAVPRHRLVTRSLLLAHLTAALVLLVMAAGTVIGVRLFDAAQLDVPAADLRARLLFNQFAVTSCFTGFALLVASRSRRWSTAFTIAALTAVVLYNVDFIALGWRPMEVIAWLSPFHYFPALSVIAGDAETPRNVTILFIASAVLSAAAYWQFQRRDL, from the coding sequence GTGATCGCGCTGCTCGCCCGATCGGCGTATCAGATCCGCTTCGCCTTGATCGCGACGGTGCTGGTGCTCGGGGGCCTTCAGGTCCTGATCATCGCCCAGGCGGTCGAGATCCAGCGCGCCAGCTCGTTCTCGAGCATGGCGAACCTGCTCCCGGGCTTCCTGCAGCGCGGGCTGGGCAGCAAGGCGCTGATCCTCGCGACGTTCAAGGGAACGGTCTCCTTCGGTTACTTCCATCCCATCGTCTGCATGACGATTGCCGTGATGGCCATGTATCCGGCCACCGAGATCGCGCACGAAGTGGAAGCCGGCCTGGTCGATCTCGAGCTGGCGCGTGCGGTGCCGCGGCATCGGCTGGTGACGCGTTCGCTGCTGCTCGCGCATCTCACGGCGGCGCTCGTGCTGCTGGTGATGGCTGCCGGCACCGTCATCGGCGTCCGGCTGTTCGACGCGGCGCAGCTCGACGTGCCGGCAGCGGACCTGCGCGCCCGGCTCCTGTTCAACCAGTTCGCCGTCACCTCCTGCTTCACCGGCTTCGCGCTGCTGGTCGCGTCACGGTCGCGCCGCTGGTCGACCGCGTTCACGATCGCGGCGCTGACCGCGGTGGTGCTGTACAACGTCGACTTCATCGCCCTCGGATGGCGGCCGATGGAAGTGATCGCCTGGCTGTCGCCGTTCCACTATTTCCCGGCGCTGTCGGTGATCGCCGGCGACGCCGAAACGCCGCGCAACGTCACCATCCTCTTCATCGCGTCCGCGGTGCTCAGCGCCGCGGCCTACTGGCAGTTTCAGAGAAGAGATCTCTGA
- a CDS encoding aminotransferase class III-fold pyridoxal phosphate-dependent enzyme — MDVLRHAPALTADEAAALAQRMFGVDAAASPLPSERDQNFVLRTPAGDHFVLKIANSTDDRALIEAQNAALAHVARSTTLCPRVIPTVDGDQIGVLTTDAWTTHLVRLLTWLPGVPLASLPDHPPALLESLGAAVAELDAALEHFDHPAVHREFHWDLARGLALVHELSPRIADPELRGLVGRVAQQVDFRDGPRLDTLRRAVVHNDPNDHNVLVDVRVAGILDFGDIVHSYATADLAVAAAYAVLGKPDPLAAAVHVVRGYQQLRPLDDDDVATLFGLILLRLCMSVCIAAEQQQQRPEDAYLGVSQGPIAATLPRLAALDPAAVESAFRAARGRTPEETLAARRRVIGPNLSLSYARPLKIVRGWMQYLYDHTGRRYLDAYNNVPHAGHSHPRIVRAAAEQMLVLNTNTRYLHDKLAMFAERLTATLPPPLRICYFVNSGSEANELALRLARAHTRRRDVVVLDGAYHGNTTTLVDISPYKFNGPGGDGAPPWVHVLPLPDTYRGKFRRDDPRAGEKYAEFARYVANPGAFVAESAPSVAGQIVLPDRYLASVYAIVRGAGGVCIADEVQTAYGRLGTHFYAFEAQHVVPDIVVLGKPIGNGYPLGAVVTTPEIAASFDNGMEFFSTFGGSTVACAVGLEVLDVVEAERLQEHALEVGGGLLQRLRTRVGGHPLVGDIRGSGLFLGIELVKDRDTLAPAAEEAAAIVNRMRDRGVLIGTEGAFSNVLKIRPPMPFDAADGELLCDTLAASLE; from the coding sequence ATGGACGTTCTCCGGCATGCGCCCGCACTGACGGCCGATGAGGCCGCCGCGCTCGCGCAGCGGATGTTCGGCGTCGACGCCGCGGCGTCTCCGCTGCCCAGCGAACGCGATCAGAACTTCGTGCTGCGCACGCCCGCGGGCGATCATTTCGTGCTGAAGATCGCCAACAGCACCGACGATCGCGCCCTGATCGAGGCGCAGAATGCCGCGCTCGCGCACGTCGCCCGATCGACGACGCTGTGTCCGCGCGTGATTCCGACCGTGGACGGCGATCAGATCGGCGTGCTGACGACGGACGCCTGGACGACCCACCTGGTCCGCCTGCTCACCTGGCTGCCGGGCGTGCCGCTGGCCTCGCTGCCGGACCACCCGCCGGCGTTGCTCGAGTCGCTCGGCGCCGCCGTTGCCGAGCTCGACGCGGCGCTCGAGCACTTCGATCATCCGGCCGTGCATCGCGAGTTCCACTGGGATCTCGCCCGCGGACTGGCCCTCGTCCACGAGCTGTCGCCCCGCATCGCCGACCCGGAGCTGCGCGGGCTGGTCGGCCGGGTGGCGCAGCAGGTCGATTTTCGCGACGGCCCGCGGCTCGACACGCTGCGGCGGGCGGTGGTGCACAACGATCCGAACGACCACAACGTGCTCGTGGACGTGCGCGTCGCCGGCATCCTCGACTTCGGCGACATCGTCCATTCCTACGCGACCGCCGACCTCGCGGTCGCCGCCGCGTACGCGGTGCTGGGAAAGCCCGATCCGCTCGCCGCCGCGGTCCACGTGGTGCGCGGCTACCAGCAGCTGCGTCCGCTCGACGACGACGACGTGGCGACGCTGTTCGGGCTGATTCTGCTGCGCCTGTGCATGAGCGTCTGCATTGCGGCGGAGCAGCAGCAACAGCGCCCCGAGGACGCCTATCTCGGCGTGAGCCAGGGACCGATCGCCGCGACGCTGCCGCGGCTGGCCGCGCTCGATCCGGCGGCGGTCGAATCGGCGTTCCGTGCGGCGCGCGGGCGCACGCCGGAGGAGACGCTCGCGGCGCGGCGGCGGGTGATCGGCCCCAACCTCTCGCTGTCGTACGCGCGTCCGCTGAAGATCGTCCGCGGCTGGATGCAGTACCTGTACGACCACACCGGTCGCCGGTATCTCGACGCCTACAACAACGTTCCGCATGCCGGCCACTCGCACCCGCGGATCGTGCGCGCCGCCGCCGAGCAGATGCTCGTGCTCAATACCAACACCCGGTATCTGCACGACAAGCTGGCGATGTTCGCCGAGCGGCTGACCGCGACGCTGCCGCCCCCGCTGCGGATCTGCTACTTCGTGAACTCCGGCAGCGAGGCCAACGAGCTGGCGCTGCGGCTGGCGCGCGCCCACACCCGGCGCCGCGACGTCGTCGTGCTCGACGGCGCGTACCACGGCAACACCACGACGCTCGTCGACATCAGCCCCTACAAGTTCAACGGCCCCGGCGGCGACGGCGCGCCGCCATGGGTGCACGTGCTGCCGCTGCCGGACACCTACCGCGGCAAGTTCCGCCGCGACGATCCGCGGGCCGGCGAGAAATACGCGGAGTTCGCCCGTTACGTCGCCAACCCGGGAGCGTTCGTCGCCGAGAGCGCGCCGAGCGTGGCCGGCCAGATCGTCCTGCCGGATCGGTACCTGGCCTCGGTGTACGCCATCGTCCGCGGCGCCGGGGGCGTCTGCATCGCCGACGAGGTGCAGACCGCGTACGGACGCCTGGGCACGCATTTCTACGCCTTCGAGGCGCAGCACGTCGTCCCCGACATCGTCGTGCTGGGAAAGCCGATTGGCAACGGGTATCCTCTCGGCGCGGTGGTCACCACGCCGGAGATCGCCGCCTCGTTCGACAACGGCATGGAATTCTTCAGCACGTTTGGCGGCAGCACCGTCGCGTGCGCGGTAGGCCTCGAGGTGCTCGACGTGGTCGAGGCGGAGCGCCTGCAGGAGCACGCGCTGGAAGTGGGCGGCGGATTGTTGCAGCGCCTCCGCACGCGTGTCGGCGGTCATCCTCTGGTCGGGGACATCCGCGGCTCCGGACTGTTCCTCGGGATCGAGCTGGTGAAGGACCGCGACACTCTCGCGCCGGCAGCCGAGGAGGCGGCGGCGATCGTCAACCGCATGCGCGATCGCGGGGTGTTGATCGGTACGGAAGGGGCGTTCTCGAACGTGCTCAAGATCCGTCCGCCGATGCCGTTCGATGCCGCCGACGGCGAGCTGCTGTGCGACACGCTGGCTGCGTCGCTGGAATGA
- a CDS encoding glycosyltransferase — protein MVSIIIPAHNEEALIRQTVRAADRAARECGVPFEIVVVDDASTDRTAAIASAQGARIIAADVRQIAGARNAGARGARGDRLVFVDADTVVPAVTLGAALAQLAAGAVGGGASPRFDAGTPAWARRTIGVTVWFMRTMGWAAGCFLFARRDAFERVGGFDERYFASEEIHLSRALKRIGRFVILREHVVTSGRKAHAYSPSHALWLAVRMLRPGALKRREQLEFWYSKKGTDR, from the coding sequence TTGGTCTCGATCATCATCCCGGCACACAACGAAGAAGCCTTGATCCGGCAGACGGTGCGCGCCGCCGACCGCGCCGCACGGGAGTGCGGCGTGCCATTCGAGATCGTGGTCGTGGACGATGCGTCCACCGACCGCACCGCGGCGATCGCGTCGGCGCAGGGGGCGCGCATCATCGCCGCGGACGTGCGCCAGATCGCCGGCGCCCGCAATGCCGGAGCGCGCGGCGCGCGCGGCGATCGGCTCGTCTTCGTCGACGCGGATACCGTCGTGCCGGCCGTGACGCTCGGCGCCGCGCTGGCGCAGTTGGCGGCGGGCGCGGTCGGGGGCGGCGCGTCTCCGCGGTTCGATGCCGGCACACCCGCGTGGGCGCGGCGCACGATCGGTGTCACGGTATGGTTCATGCGGACGATGGGATGGGCGGCGGGCTGTTTCCTGTTCGCGCGCCGTGACGCGTTCGAGCGGGTGGGTGGCTTCGACGAGCGCTACTTCGCCAGCGAGGAGATTCATCTCAGCCGCGCGCTGAAGCGCATCGGCCGCTTCGTGATTCTGCGCGAGCACGTCGTGACATCCGGACGCAAGGCGCACGCATATTCGCCGAGCCACGCGCTGTGGCTCGCCGTCCGGATGCTGCGCCCTGGCGCGCTGAAACGGCGGGAGCAGCTCGAGTTCTGGTACAGCAAGAAGGGGACGGACCGATGA
- a CDS encoding antibiotic biosynthesis monooxygenase has protein sequence MIAVGLFVLLEAKPGKERELAALLRAGLPLAQAEPATLVWVGFQLGPTTFGIFDAFADDTGRRAHLSGPIAAALAQQAGDLLARPPAIERLDVLGAKLPSPGV, from the coding sequence ATGATCGCCGTTGGACTGTTCGTCCTGCTCGAGGCGAAGCCCGGGAAGGAACGAGAGCTTGCCGCGCTGCTTCGCGCCGGTCTGCCGCTGGCGCAGGCGGAGCCGGCGACGCTGGTGTGGGTCGGCTTTCAGTTGGGCCCGACCACGTTCGGCATCTTCGATGCGTTCGCCGACGACACAGGCCGGCGCGCGCACCTGTCCGGTCCGATCGCCGCAGCGCTGGCGCAGCAGGCTGGCGACCTGCTCGCGCGTCCGCCGGCGATCGAGCGGCTGGACGTACTCGGGGCGAAGCTGCCGTCGCCCGGCGTCTGA
- a CDS encoding metallophosphoesterase — protein MGSHQEENPGRRHFLKCMAWVGTGAIWTVAGGILRASPLEQAMAQGAMASSGGGLRFVQISDSHIGFDKPANTDVAATLRSAVAKIKAGPEPAFILHTGDLTHLSRESEFDALQQILGESSLPVRYVPGEHDVLEDDGAMYLQRFGKGTQGAGWHSFDHGGVHFVGLVNVLNLKAGGLGALGRDQLDWLEKDVKRLTSSTPVVVFAHIPLWSVYPEWGWGTDDSEQALSYLKRFGSVSVLNGHIHQVMQKVEGNVTFHTAMSTAFPQPAPGTAPSPGPMKVADDRLRKVLGLARMAFHDVNHPIAITDLPLEAEPSSGIREVGIDNFSFSPASLSIPPGTTVRWTNRDDIPHTVAADDRSFKSAVLDTDGQFARQFTQAGTFKYFCSLHPRMTGTVVVA, from the coding sequence ATGGGCTCACATCAGGAAGAAAATCCCGGACGCCGCCACTTTCTCAAGTGCATGGCGTGGGTCGGCACCGGCGCGATCTGGACGGTCGCCGGCGGCATTCTGCGCGCCTCGCCGCTGGAGCAGGCAATGGCGCAGGGTGCCATGGCGTCATCCGGCGGCGGTCTGCGCTTCGTCCAGATCAGCGACAGCCACATTGGATTCGACAAGCCCGCCAACACCGACGTTGCGGCCACGCTTCGCTCCGCGGTGGCCAAGATCAAGGCCGGCCCGGAGCCCGCGTTCATTCTGCACACGGGCGATCTGACGCATCTGTCGAGGGAATCCGAGTTCGACGCCCTGCAGCAGATCCTGGGCGAATCATCGCTGCCGGTGCGCTACGTGCCCGGCGAGCACGACGTGCTCGAAGACGACGGCGCGATGTACCTGCAGCGGTTCGGCAAAGGCACGCAGGGCGCGGGCTGGCACAGCTTCGACCACGGCGGCGTGCATTTCGTCGGGCTCGTCAACGTCCTCAACCTGAAGGCCGGCGGCCTGGGAGCGCTCGGCCGCGATCAGCTCGACTGGCTGGAGAAAGACGTGAAGCGGCTCACGAGCAGCACGCCGGTGGTCGTCTTTGCGCACATCCCGCTCTGGTCGGTATATCCCGAGTGGGGGTGGGGCACGGACGACAGCGAGCAGGCCCTGTCCTATTTGAAGCGCTTCGGATCGGTCTCGGTGCTCAACGGCCACATCCACCAGGTCATGCAGAAAGTGGAAGGCAACGTCACCTTCCACACGGCCATGTCGACCGCGTTTCCGCAGCCGGCACCCGGCACGGCGCCGTCCCCCGGACCGATGAAGGTAGCGGACGATCGCCTGCGCAAGGTGCTGGGGCTGGCACGCATGGCGTTTCACGACGTCAATCACCCGATCGCGATTACCGATCTGCCGCTCGAGGCGGAGCCGTCCTCGGGCATCCGCGAGGTCGGTATCGACAATTTCAGCTTCTCTCCCGCGTCGCTTTCCATCCCGCCGGGCACGACCGTCCGCTGGACCAATCGCGACGACATCCCGCACACCGTCGCCGCCGACGATCGGTCGTTCAAGAGCGCGGTACTCGACACCGATGGCCAGTTTGCCCGCCAGTTCACGCAAGCCGGAACGTTCAAGTACTTCTGCTCGCTTCACCCCCGCATGACGGGAACGGTGGTGGTCGCATGA
- a CDS encoding sigma-70 family RNA polymerase sigma factor, whose protein sequence is MAGRRFEDAVMPHLDAAFNYARWLTRNDVDAEDLVQEACMRAMRFLASLRDGNPRPWLFAIVRNTWYSRQSRPGMAVEHPMDMQSRDDRPDDALDPEQQLAQQDTVARVRRALEALPAEFREAVVLRDIEGLSYKEIAEALRVPIGTVMSRISRGRERLLETLSVQSAPEVML, encoded by the coding sequence ATGGCGGGGCGCAGGTTCGAAGACGCCGTGATGCCGCATCTGGACGCGGCGTTCAACTACGCGCGCTGGCTCACCAGAAACGACGTGGACGCCGAGGACCTTGTCCAGGAGGCGTGCATGAGGGCGATGCGTTTTCTGGCGTCGCTGCGGGACGGCAATCCGCGGCCGTGGCTGTTCGCCATCGTCCGCAACACCTGGTACAGCCGGCAGTCGCGCCCTGGGATGGCCGTCGAGCATCCGATGGACATGCAGTCGCGCGACGACCGTCCCGATGACGCGCTCGATCCCGAGCAGCAGCTGGCGCAGCAGGACACCGTCGCGCGGGTGCGCCGCGCCCTCGAGGCGCTGCCGGCAGAGTTCCGCGAGGCGGTCGTCCTGCGCGACATCGAAGGGCTCTCGTACAAGGAGATCGCCGAGGCGCTGCGCGTTCCGATCGGGACCGTGATGTCGAGGATCTCCCGCGGACGGGAGCGCTTGCTCGAGACACTCAGTGTGCAATCCGCTCCGGAGGTGATGCTGTGA
- a CDS encoding anti-sigma factor: MTCACLDRDLDAYVDGELPAEADAAARTHLDGCASCAARLRQRQALKRALQAIPYFETPPGVRATIALRASRMRSLRRLGLIAAAAVVVLAAARTVTFLPLRPAPASDAAQALVDGHVRSLMADHLLDVRSTDQHTVKPWFIGKLDFSPPVTDLAGQGYPLVGGRVDYVAGQLVAALVYQRRQHVINVFVAPSGTATAGVAARSVRGFHVRRWTAGGMWFSAVSDLNEAELDAFVSALRSS; the protein is encoded by the coding sequence GTGACCTGCGCCTGTCTGGACCGCGATCTGGACGCCTACGTCGACGGCGAGCTTCCGGCGGAGGCGGACGCCGCGGCGCGCACGCACCTGGACGGATGCGCGTCATGCGCGGCGCGCCTCCGCCAGCGGCAGGCGCTGAAACGCGCGCTCCAGGCGATTCCCTATTTCGAGACGCCCCCGGGTGTGCGCGCGACGATTGCATTGCGTGCGTCGCGCATGCGGTCGCTGCGCAGGCTCGGCCTGATTGCGGCGGCGGCCGTTGTCGTGCTGGCTGCCGCCCGCACCGTCACGTTCCTGCCGTTGCGGCCGGCACCGGCGAGTGACGCGGCGCAGGCGCTCGTCGACGGGCACGTGCGATCGCTGATGGCCGATCACCTGCTCGACGTCCGCTCGACCGACCAGCACACGGTGAAACCGTGGTTCATCGGCAAGCTGGACTTTTCGCCGCCCGTCACGGACCTGGCGGGGCAGGGCTATCCGCTGGTCGGCGGCCGCGTCGACTACGTGGCGGGGCAGCTGGTGGCGGCGCTCGTGTATCAGCGGCGCCAGCACGTGATCAATGTGTTTGTCGCTCCGTCCGGGACCGCCACTGCCGGCGTTGCGGCACGATCGGTGCGCGGCTTTCACGTCCGTCGCTGGACGGCGGGCGGAATGTGGTTCTCCGCCGTCTCGGATCTGAACGAAGCCGAGCTGGACGCGTTCGTCAGCGCGCTGCGATCCTCGTGA
- a CDS encoding sigma-70 family RNA polymerase sigma factor: MFSLSAANNVDCGGGQYFLNLSQPMPKESGVRDEPRGWSSFEEEALPHAARLFRHAMWLERNRADAEDAVQETMVQAMRSFHRFQPGTNCRAWLITILQRIISNRRRARGRSILVSDPDDRIAQSTPFVPPAAQELTDELVLSSLRQLPVMFQNVILLCDVEDLSHKEAAEALDIPVGTVMSRLHRGRARLRAALAAVDVVSLENVEAS, from the coding sequence GTGTTTTCTCTGTCAGCCGCGAACAACGTCGACTGCGGTGGGGGCCAGTACTTCCTCAATCTGTCACAGCCGATGCCGAAAGAGTCAGGCGTTCGCGACGAGCCACGCGGCTGGAGCAGCTTCGAGGAAGAAGCGCTGCCGCACGCGGCTCGGTTGTTCCGTCACGCGATGTGGCTCGAGCGCAACCGGGCCGACGCGGAGGATGCCGTCCAGGAGACGATGGTCCAGGCGATGCGGTCATTTCACCGCTTCCAGCCCGGAACGAACTGCCGCGCGTGGCTCATCACGATCCTTCAGCGCATTATCAGCAACCGGCGGCGGGCGCGCGGACGGTCGATCCTGGTGAGCGATCCCGACGACCGGATCGCACAGTCGACGCCGTTCGTCCCGCCCGCCGCGCAGGAGCTGACGGACGAGCTGGTGTTGAGCAGCCTGCGCCAGCTGCCGGTGATGTTCCAGAACGTCATCCTGCTGTGTGACGTCGAAGACCTGTCGCACAAGGAAGCCGCCGAGGCGTTGGACATTCCCGTGGGGACCGTGATGTCCCGGCTGCATCGAGGCCGAGCGCGCCTCAGAGCGGCGCTCGCTGCCGTGGACGTCGTCTCGCTCGAGAACGTGGAGGCGTCATGA
- a CDS encoding DoxX family protein, whose translation MPLRLIVGYGFVAHGMAKIMNGPAHFGDMLQVLGVPAPHAMAWLTIAGEVAGGLAVLAGAWIPLFSIPLSAILLVAAITVHLPYGFSSIKLRAITAAGAQFGPPGYETDLLYLAALAALVLGGSGPLALDRIRKLPR comes from the coding sequence GTGCCCCTCAGGCTGATCGTCGGCTACGGCTTCGTCGCGCACGGCATGGCCAAGATCATGAACGGGCCGGCGCACTTCGGCGACATGCTGCAGGTCCTCGGGGTGCCCGCCCCGCACGCCATGGCCTGGCTGACGATCGCCGGTGAAGTCGCCGGCGGGCTCGCGGTTCTCGCCGGCGCGTGGATTCCGCTCTTCAGCATTCCGCTCTCGGCGATCCTGCTCGTGGCGGCGATCACCGTTCACCTGCCGTACGGATTCAGTTCGATCAAGCTCCGGGCCATCACGGCCGCAGGCGCGCAGTTCGGGCCGCCAGGTTACGAGACGGACCTGCTGTATCTCGCCGCCCTCGCCGCGCTCGTGCTGGGTGGATCAGGGCCACTCGCGCTCGATCGGATTCGGAAGCTCCCGCGCTAG
- a CDS encoding NAD(P)H-dependent oxidoreductase, whose amino-acid sequence MAGVVDRLFEAHLTVRRLDESISFYRDRLGLELAHRAAGDRAAFFWIGAPGSGMLGLWAAGSGPERVTGHVAFATDLAAVLEAADVLHRSGLTALDFDGRATTEPVVIGWMPAASLYFRDPDGHLLEFIAMLDDSPRPDLGVVSWSEWRHLHAALSPAGVRVLAVSGSLRSGSSNAALVDAAARLAPPRVAVSVYSGLGDIPPFNPDLEGRPVRSVRRFRAALESSDAVLISSPEYAHGVSGVLKNALDWVVGSGELIDKPVALVNASARATLAHASLKETLTTMSARVVEDASIVVPLDGRSWDAVSIAGDARLSRLLADALGALVRGLS is encoded by the coding sequence ATGGCGGGTGTCGTCGACCGGCTCTTCGAAGCCCATCTCACGGTTCGACGGCTCGACGAATCGATTTCCTTCTACCGGGATCGTCTCGGTCTCGAACTGGCGCATCGCGCTGCCGGCGACCGCGCCGCATTCTTCTGGATCGGCGCGCCCGGCAGCGGCATGCTCGGGTTGTGGGCAGCGGGCTCGGGGCCGGAGCGCGTCACCGGGCACGTCGCGTTTGCCACGGACCTGGCGGCGGTGCTCGAGGCAGCGGACGTGCTGCACCGATCCGGTCTGACGGCGCTCGACTTCGACGGCCGCGCCACGACGGAGCCAGTCGTCATCGGGTGGATGCCGGCGGCATCGCTGTATTTCCGGGACCCTGACGGTCATCTGCTGGAGTTCATCGCCATGCTGGACGACAGCCCGCGGCCGGATCTCGGCGTCGTCAGCTGGAGCGAGTGGAGACACCTGCACGCTGCCCTCAGCCCTGCCGGCGTGCGCGTGCTGGCCGTTTCGGGAAGTCTTCGCAGTGGCTCGTCGAACGCGGCGCTGGTCGACGCCGCTGCTCGACTCGCACCGCCGCGTGTCGCCGTGTCCGTCTACTCCGGCCTCGGCGACATCCCGCCCTTCAATCCCGATCTCGAGGGGCGTCCCGTTCGATCGGTGCGTCGGTTTCGCGCCGCGCTCGAGTCGAGCGACGCAGTGCTCATCTCGAGCCCGGAATACGCGCACGGCGTCTCCGGGGTCCTGAAGAACGCGCTCGACTGGGTGGTCGGCAGCGGCGAATTGATCGACAAGCCCGTCGCGCTCGTCAACGCCTCCGCGCGCGCGACGCTGGCGCATGCGTCGCTCAAAGAGACCCTCACGACGATGTCCGCCCGTGTCGTTGAAGACGCGTCGATCGTCGTGCCGCTCGATGGCCGATCGTGGGATGCGGTCAGCATCGCGGGCGACGCCCGCCTTTCCCGGCTGCTCGCCGATGCCCTGGGCGCGCTGGTGCGCGGACTGTCGTGA
- a CDS encoding GNAT family N-acetyltransferase, which produces MIADLVIRPARADERAQLEALQWRASLANPGDRPALLMHPDAIALPPEQIADGHVFVAERLGEVLGFAAVLPRRDGDAELDALFVDPTVWKHGVGRLLIDRCATVAKQRAARLLHVVGNPHAEGFYLACGFRATGTVTTRFGSGLALQREV; this is translated from the coding sequence ATGATCGCCGACCTGGTCATTCGGCCGGCCCGAGCGGACGAACGAGCACAGCTCGAGGCGCTGCAATGGCGAGCCTCGCTCGCGAACCCCGGAGATCGCCCGGCGCTGCTCATGCACCCGGATGCGATTGCGCTGCCGCCGGAGCAGATCGCCGACGGGCACGTCTTCGTCGCCGAAAGGCTCGGCGAGGTTCTGGGGTTCGCGGCAGTCCTGCCGCGCCGCGATGGGGATGCCGAGCTCGACGCGCTGTTCGTCGATCCGACTGTCTGGAAGCACGGAGTGGGCCGGCTCCTGATCGATCGCTGTGCCACGGTCGCGAAGCAGCGCGCGGCGCGGTTGCTTCACGTCGTGGGAAACCCGCACGCCGAGGGCTTCTACCTCGCGTGCGGGTTTCGTGCGACCGGAACCGTCACCACTCGATTCGGCTCCGGTCTGGCGCTGCAGCGTGAGGTGTGA